From a single Hippoglossus stenolepis isolate QCI-W04-F060 chromosome 2, HSTE1.2, whole genome shotgun sequence genomic region:
- the rnf11a gene encoding RING finger protein 11a produces MGNCLFSQGADDLSLLNESEGGSLPGEPPPPYEERTQPGPVYHPNPGESRLASQLTEEEQIRIAQRIGLIQHLPRGIFHLGSDPSDKKVKECVICMLDFEYADPIRFLPCLHVYHVDCIDPWLMRSFTCPSCMEPVDAALLSSYETN; encoded by the exons ATGGGGAACTGTCTGTTTAGCCAGGGAGCGGACGACCTGTCGCTGCTGAACGAGTCGGAGGGAGGCAGTCTGCCCGGGGAGCCTCCGCCGCCCTACGAG GAGCGCACCCAGCCGGGGCCAGTGTACCATCCCAACCCAGGCGAGAGTCGTCTGGCCAGCCAGCTGACCGAGGAGGAGCAGATCCGCATCGCCCAGCGCATCGGCCTCATCCAGCACCTGCCCAGAGGCATCTTCCACCTGGGCTCCGACCCCTCTGACAAGAAGGTTAAAGA gtgcGTGATCTGCATGTTGGATTTTGAGTATGCCGATCCCATCCGGTTCTTGCCCTGCCTTCACGTCTACCACGTGGACTGCATTGATCCCTGGCTGATGCGCTCCTTCACCTGCCCCTCCTGCATGGAGCCGGTAGACGCAGCCCTGCTGTCCTCATATGAAACCAACTGA
- the LOC118101050 gene encoding heme oxygenase yields METEKKTEAEELTDRDLSEQIKEVTRESHIRAESTQMMLSFQRGQVSLAQYKLLLCSLYEIYRALEEEMDRNCNHPGVAPIYFPTELARLESIEKDLEFFYGQDWREKIVVPAATKRYCHRLRQIGQENPEFLLAHAYTRYLGDLSGGQVLGRIAQKSMGLKSKEGLSFFTFPGVSSPNRFKQLYRSRMNSVEFTEEQRSGVLEEAVRSFELNIQVFDDLQKLLSVTGNQQQNSSTPSKPVTTITNISPLLRLVLGLFVALATVSMGVYAF; encoded by the exons atggagacagagaagaagacagaggcaGAAGAGTTGACGGACAG GGATTTGTCTGAACAAATCAAAGAGGTGACCAGGGAGAGTCACATCAGGGCAGAAAGCACACAGATGATGCTGAGCTTCCAGAGAGGACAAGTCAGCCTTGCACAATATAAG ctccttctgtGCTCGCTGTACGAAATCTACCGGGCGCTGGAGGAAGAAATGGACAGGAACTGCAACCACCCTGGTGTCGCACCAATTTACTTCCCCACAGAACTGGCCAGGCTGGAGTCCATCGAGAAAGACCTGGAATTCTTCTACGGCCAGGACTGGAGAGAAAAGATTGTTGTACCTGCAGCCACCAAAAGATACTGCCACAGACTCCGACAG ATTGGTCAAGAAAACCCTGAATTTCTACTGGCCCACGCTTACACCCGGTACCTCGGAGACCTGTCTGGCGGACAGGTCCTGGGTCGAATCGCCCAGAAGTCCATGGGGCTGAAGAGCAAGGAGGGTCTGTCGTTCTTTACCTTCCCCGGAGTCTCCAGCCCCAACCGGTTCAAGCAGCTCTACCGCAGCCGGATGAACAGCGTGGAGTTCacggaggagcagaggagcggcGTGCTGGAGGAGGCTGTCAGATCCTTCGAGttgaacattcag GTATTTGATGATTTACAGAAGCTTCTGAGTGTCACTGGgaaccagcagcagaacagtTCCACACCCTCCAAACCAGTGACGACCATCACGAACATCTCCCCTCTGCTGAGGCTTGTGCTGGGACTCTTTGTGGCTCTGGCTACTGTCAGTATGGGAGTCTACGCTTTTTAG
- the LOC118123939 gene encoding uncharacterized protein LOC118123939, whose product MEEPKPDVEEHDIKEPKGSVSKMTQQSGVSGTEPDPYGADFLSAVPVCEPHDRWRERGGGGGRGGEASPSSLLEYSVYLCDQHRTLTPPVTPPTQRPCPFTPPLSSVTNVAAAVNAAEDPAVPGPMTGTCSPICSMCSPTASGWESLRSTSRIPSCSDGDPVSAAAHLHLLGESLSLIGHHLQETDKMLNVSSSLSLLLDSLLCALAPIICLTAQIPELRSCTQHTLVRDAHGHHTLSTRDTTVLSVFHDIRRKHLGFIMSLFKASTLENIAYMMPGL is encoded by the exons ATGGAGGAACCAAAGCCAGATGTTGAGGAACATGACATCAAG GAACCAAAAGGCTCCGTCAGCAAGATGACACAACAGTCTG GTGTTAGTGGAACTGAGCCTGATCCTTATGGAGCGGACTTCCTGTCTGCCGTTCCAGTCTGTGAGCCCCatgacagatggagggagaggggaggaggaggaggaagaggaggagag GCAAGTCCAAGCTCCCTGCTCGAGTACAGCGTCTATCTATGTGACCAGCACCGCACCCTCACCCCCCCTGTCACCCCACCAACCCAGAGGCCTTGTCCATTCACACCTCCTCTTAGTTCAGTGACAAACGTGGCTGCTGCAGTTAACGCTGCAGAAGATCCAGCTGTTCCTGGCCCCATGACTGGCACCTGCAGTCCCATTTGCTCCATGTGCAGTCCCACTGCTTCAGGCTGGGAGTCTCTCAGATCCACATCCAGGATTCCCAGCTGCTCTGATGGAGAtcctgtcagtgctgctgctcaccTTCACCTCCTGGGGGAGTCCTTGTCCCTGATTGGACACCATCTTCAGGAAACAGAT AAAATGTTGAACGTGTCCAGCAGCTTGTCTCTGCTCCTCGACTCTCTGCTTTGTGCCCTGGCCCCAATAATCTGCCTCACCGCACAGATACCAGAGCTCAGGagctgcacacaacacacactggtgaGAGACGCACACGGACACCACACGCTGTCCACACGTGACACTACTGTTCTGTCAGTATTTCATGACATAAGGAGGAAACACTTAGGTTTCATCATGTCTCTTTTTAAGGCCTCCACTCTGGAAAACATTGCCTATATGATGCCTGGGCTGTGA